Proteins from a genomic interval of Trifolium pratense cultivar HEN17-A07 linkage group LG6, ARS_RC_1.1, whole genome shotgun sequence:
- the LOC123890414 gene encoding uncharacterized protein LOC123890414 isoform X2, which produces MSEQQSNSNNQLVVQNSGSLSFSSHLSKEDEEMSKSALSTFRAKEEEIEKKKLEVREKVQFQLGRVEEETKRLATIREELEALADPMRKEVSVVRKRIDSINKELKPLGHNCQKKEKEYKDALEAFNEKNREKVQLITKLMELVSESERLRMKKLEELSKNIDSMQMQ; this is translated from the exons ATGAGTGAACAACAAAGTAACAGCAACAATCAATTGGTAGTTCAGAATTCAGGAAGTTTAAGCTTCAGTAGTCATTTGTCTAAGGAAGATGAAGAGATGTCAAAGTCTGCTCTTTCAACTTTTAGGgctaaagaagaagaaattgaaaagaaGAAGTTGGAAGTTAGAGAGAAGGTTCAGTTTCAGTTAGGTCGTGTTGAAGAAGAAACCAAACGTCTTGCAACAATTCGtgag GAGCTTGAAGCACTTGCAGATCCAATGAGGAAGGAAGTTTCAGTTGTTAGAAAGAGGATTGATTCAATAAACAAAGAATTAAAGCCACTTGGTCATAACTGCCAGAAGAAG GAGAAAGAATACAAAGATGCTCTTGAAGCTTTTAATGAAAAGAATAGGGAAAAAGTACAGCTAATTACTAAATTAATGGAG CTGGTGAGCGAAAGCGAAAGATTGAGGATGAAGAAGCTGGAGGAGCTGAGTAAGAACATAGATTCAATGCAAATGCAATGA
- the LOC123890414 gene encoding ankyrin repeat domain-containing protein 30A-like isoform X1 encodes MSEQQSNSNNQLVVQNSGSLSFSSHLSKEDEEMSKSALSTFRAKEEEIEKKKLEVREKVQFQLGRVEEETKRLATIREEFQELEALADPMRKEVSVVRKRIDSINKELKPLGHNCQKKEKEYKDALEAFNEKNREKVQLITKLMELVSESERLRMKKLEELSKNIDSMQMQ; translated from the exons ATGAGTGAACAACAAAGTAACAGCAACAATCAATTGGTAGTTCAGAATTCAGGAAGTTTAAGCTTCAGTAGTCATTTGTCTAAGGAAGATGAAGAGATGTCAAAGTCTGCTCTTTCAACTTTTAGGgctaaagaagaagaaattgaaaagaaGAAGTTGGAAGTTAGAGAGAAGGTTCAGTTTCAGTTAGGTCGTGTTGAAGAAGAAACCAAACGTCTTGCAACAATTCGtgag GAATTTCAGGAGCTTGAAGCACTTGCAGATCCAATGAGGAAGGAAGTTTCAGTTGTTAGAAAGAGGATTGATTCAATAAACAAAGAATTAAAGCCACTTGGTCATAACTGCCAGAAGAAG GAGAAAGAATACAAAGATGCTCTTGAAGCTTTTAATGAAAAGAATAGGGAAAAAGTACAGCTAATTACTAAATTAATGGAG CTGGTGAGCGAAAGCGAAAGATTGAGGATGAAGAAGCTGGAGGAGCTGAGTAAGAACATAGATTCAATGCAAATGCAATGA